The following are from one region of the Melaminivora suipulveris genome:
- the mnmH gene encoding tRNA 2-selenouridine(34) synthase MnmH, with protein MSHHRPIRPQDRHGFDAIIDARTPAEFAEDHLPGAINCPVLSDEERATVGTLYVQRSAFEARRVGGGLVAANLARHLAGPLADKPITWRPLVYCWRGGMRSGSMVQWLRLVGWDAQQLAGGYKAFRRHVIGQIEALAPQLDLRVVVGATGSAKTRVLHALEAQGAQVLDLEGLARHKGSLLGALPGVAQPSQKHFETQIATALEGFDLGRPVYVEGESARIGRLSVPVPLVQRLRAAACIDIEAPPAERLAYLLRDYAYLGDDRTALAQRLAQLTELHGHATVQRWQAWAQAGDLPALFDELMRLHYDPHYGRSQQRNFACWDERRRVAAPDLSPAGIAALARALHDPE; from the coding sequence GTGTCCCACCACCGCCCCATCCGCCCGCAGGACCGCCACGGCTTCGACGCCATCATCGACGCGCGCACCCCGGCCGAGTTCGCCGAGGACCATCTGCCCGGCGCCATCAACTGCCCGGTGCTCAGCGACGAGGAGCGCGCCACCGTCGGCACCCTCTATGTGCAGCGAAGCGCCTTCGAGGCGCGCCGGGTGGGCGGCGGGCTGGTGGCGGCCAACCTGGCGCGCCACCTGGCCGGGCCGCTGGCCGACAAGCCCATCACCTGGCGCCCGCTGGTCTATTGCTGGCGCGGCGGCATGCGGAGTGGCTCCATGGTGCAGTGGCTGCGCCTGGTGGGCTGGGACGCGCAGCAGCTCGCCGGCGGCTACAAGGCGTTTCGCCGCCACGTCATCGGGCAGATCGAGGCGCTGGCGCCGCAGCTGGATTTGCGCGTGGTCGTTGGGGCCACGGGCAGCGCCAAGACGCGTGTGCTGCACGCCCTGGAAGCGCAGGGCGCGCAGGTACTGGACCTGGAAGGCCTGGCGCGGCACAAGGGCTCGCTGCTGGGCGCGCTGCCGGGCGTGGCCCAGCCCTCGCAAAAACACTTCGAGACGCAGATCGCCACGGCGCTGGAAGGCTTCGACCTGGGCCGGCCGGTGTACGTGGAGGGCGAGAGCGCGCGCATCGGCCGCCTGTCGGTGCCGGTGCCGCTGGTGCAGCGCCTGCGCGCGGCCGCCTGCATCGACATCGAGGCGCCGCCCGCCGAGCGCCTGGCCTACCTGCTGCGCGACTACGCCTACCTGGGCGACGACCGCACCGCGCTGGCGCAGCGCCTGGCGCAGCTCACCGAGCTGCACGGCCACGCCACCGTGCAGCGCTGGCAGGCCTGGGCGCAGGCGGGCGACCTGCCGGCGCTGTTCGACGAGCTGATGCGCCTGCACTACGACCCGCACTACGGCCGCTCGCAGCAGCGCAACTTCGCGTGCTGGGATGAGCGCCGGCGCGTGGCGGCGCCTGACCTGTCGCCTGCCGGCATAGCCGCGCTGGCGCGTGCCCTGCATGACCCAGAGTGA
- a CDS encoding TRAP transporter substrate-binding protein, producing the protein MRFSINSILACALLAAGATVAHAQTVIKFSHVVAQDTPKGKAAEFFAKKAGELTQGKVKVEVYANSALYKDKEEMEALQLGSVQMLAPSLAKFGPLGVKEFEVFDLPFIFDNRDELHKITTGPVGAGLMKKLQSRGITGLAFWDNGFKDFSANRPLHAVADYKGLKYRIQSSKVLEEEIRALGGIPQVIAFGETYQALQTGVVDATENPPSNFYTQKMHEVQKHVSLTKHGYLGYAVIVNKKFWDGLPADVRGQLEDAMRQATAYANQIAQDENDQAMEAVRKSGKTTIYTPTAEERAALKKALVPVHDKMSGRIGKDIIQEVYKATGFDPKKL; encoded by the coding sequence ATGCGTTTTTCCATCAACAGCATCCTGGCCTGCGCCCTGCTGGCCGCCGGCGCCACCGTCGCCCACGCGCAGACGGTGATCAAGTTCAGCCACGTCGTGGCGCAGGACACGCCCAAGGGCAAGGCCGCCGAGTTCTTCGCCAAGAAGGCCGGAGAGCTGACCCAGGGCAAGGTCAAGGTCGAGGTCTATGCCAACAGCGCCTTGTACAAGGACAAGGAAGAGATGGAGGCGCTGCAGCTGGGTTCGGTGCAGATGCTGGCGCCATCGCTGGCCAAGTTCGGCCCGCTGGGCGTGAAGGAGTTCGAGGTCTTCGACCTGCCCTTCATCTTCGACAACCGCGACGAGCTGCACAAGATCACCACCGGCCCGGTGGGCGCGGGGCTGATGAAGAAGCTGCAGTCGCGCGGCATCACCGGCCTGGCCTTCTGGGACAACGGCTTCAAGGACTTCTCGGCCAACCGGCCGCTGCACGCCGTGGCCGACTACAAGGGCCTCAAATACCGCATCCAGTCGTCCAAGGTGCTGGAGGAAGAAATCCGCGCCCTGGGCGGCATCCCGCAGGTCATCGCCTTCGGCGAGACCTACCAGGCGCTGCAGACCGGCGTGGTGGACGCGACCGAGAACCCGCCGTCCAACTTCTACACGCAGAAGATGCACGAGGTGCAAAAGCACGTCAGCCTGACCAAGCACGGCTACCTGGGCTACGCGGTCATCGTGAACAAGAAGTTCTGGGATGGCCTGCCCGCCGATGTGCGGGGCCAGCTGGAAGACGCCATGCGCCAGGCCACGGCCTACGCCAACCAGATCGCCCAGGACGAGAACGACCAGGCCATGGAAGCGGTGAGAAAGAGCGGCAAGACCACCATCTACACGCCCACCGCCGAAGAGCGCGCGGCGCTGAAGAAGGCCCTGGTGCCGGTGCACGACAAGATGTCCGGCCGCATCGGCAAGGACATCATCCAGGAGGTCTACAAGGCCACCGGCTTCGATCCCAAGAAGCTCTGA
- a CDS encoding patatin-like phospholipase family protein, which yields MRHLHAPPAAPATGLVLTGGGARAAYQVGILQAIADLRLEHGGRHAPNPFPILTGTSAGAINAAALACAADDFDHGVRRIVHVWSRFEAQQVYHADAIHMLRSGARWLTLMSLGWMLARWRYTRPRSLLDNAPLGRLLREMVPLERLPGLFQDGHLRALAVTASSYSSGEHITFFDAHEDFQPWVRSQRRALRARITHAHLLASSAIPFIFPAQAVDIEGHREYFGDGSMRQTAPIAPAIHLGAERLLVVGAGRQADTVNGAPARARPPPLPRSAAHYPALGQIAGHALSSIFLDALPVDVERLLRINTTLSLIPQAALQDSPLRPIQLLFISPSEPLDDIAARHLARLPATVRALLSTLGIDTSAAGGRAGARDAALASYLLFEHGYTRELIALGRADALARQAELCEFFGWHGGPPAAQGSGAGGLAGA from the coding sequence ATGCGCCACCTGCACGCTCCGCCTGCCGCACCGGCCACCGGCCTGGTGCTGACCGGCGGCGGCGCCCGCGCCGCCTACCAGGTGGGCATCCTGCAGGCCATCGCCGACCTGCGGCTGGAGCACGGCGGGCGGCACGCGCCCAACCCCTTTCCCATCCTCACCGGCACCTCGGCCGGCGCCATCAACGCTGCCGCGCTGGCCTGCGCGGCGGACGATTTCGACCACGGGGTGCGGCGCATCGTCCACGTCTGGAGCCGCTTCGAGGCGCAGCAGGTCTACCACGCGGACGCCATCCACATGCTGCGCAGCGGCGCGCGCTGGCTCACCCTGATGTCGCTGGGCTGGATGCTGGCGCGCTGGCGCTACACGCGGCCGCGCTCGCTGCTGGACAACGCCCCGCTGGGCCGGCTGCTGCGCGAGATGGTGCCGCTGGAGCGCCTGCCCGGCCTGTTCCAGGACGGGCACCTGCGCGCGCTGGCGGTGACCGCGTCCAGCTACAGCTCGGGCGAGCACATCACCTTCTTCGACGCGCACGAGGATTTCCAGCCCTGGGTGCGCTCGCAGCGGCGCGCCCTGCGTGCGCGCATCACGCACGCGCACCTGCTGGCCTCCTCGGCCATCCCCTTCATCTTCCCGGCGCAGGCCGTGGACATCGAAGGGCACCGGGAGTATTTCGGCGACGGCTCGATGCGCCAGACGGCGCCGATCGCGCCGGCCATCCACCTGGGCGCCGAGCGCCTGCTGGTGGTGGGTGCCGGGCGGCAGGCGGACACCGTGAACGGCGCCCCGGCGCGTGCGCGCCCGCCCCCGCTGCCACGCAGCGCGGCGCACTACCCGGCGCTGGGGCAGATCGCCGGGCACGCGCTGTCCAGCATCTTCCTGGACGCGCTACCGGTGGACGTCGAGCGGCTGCTGCGCATCAACACCACGCTGTCGCTGATTCCGCAGGCGGCGCTCCAGGACAGCCCGCTGCGCCCGATCCAGCTGCTGTTCATCTCGCCCAGCGAACCCCTGGACGACATCGCCGCGCGGCACCTGGCGCGCCTGCCGGCGACCGTGCGGGCGCTGCTGAGCACCCTGGGCATCGACACCAGCGCGGCGGGCGGCCGTGCCGGCGCGCGCGACGCGGCGCTGGCCAGCTACCTGCTGTTCGAGCATGGCTACACGCGCGAGCTGATCGCCCTGGGGCGGGCCGACGCGCTGGCCCGACAGGCCGAGCTGTGCGAATTCTTCGGCTGGCACGGCGGGCCCCCCGCCGCACAGGGCAGCGGGGCGGGCGGGCTGGCAGGGGCATGA
- a CDS encoding TRAP transporter small permease, giving the protein MKILDHLEEWLITFLMGAATLIVFVAVLHRYTAGYPIPGLQDWLLSINMTWAQELTIIMFVWMAKFGAAYGVRTGIHVGVDVFINRLGKSARGKFIIIGMGAGALFTGIVAVMGATFVWDNGAHYAFFKLAGMNVEELIEGPTTPDLEWPTWIVYSAIPLGSGLMCFRFLQVLVGFIRTGDLPHHDHGHVDGLEETPEEDAAQNTLFYSMQDNLHPDEDRPGADDKKPGERK; this is encoded by the coding sequence ATGAAAATCCTCGATCACCTGGAAGAGTGGCTGATCACCTTCCTGATGGGCGCCGCCACGCTCATCGTCTTCGTCGCGGTGCTGCACCGCTACACCGCGGGCTACCCGATACCGGGCCTGCAGGACTGGCTGCTGTCCATCAACATGACCTGGGCGCAGGAGCTGACCATCATCATGTTCGTGTGGATGGCCAAGTTCGGCGCGGCCTACGGCGTGCGCACCGGCATCCACGTGGGCGTGGACGTGTTCATCAACCGCCTGGGCAAGAGCGCACGCGGCAAGTTCATCATCATCGGCATGGGCGCGGGCGCGCTGTTCACCGGCATCGTGGCCGTGATGGGCGCGACCTTCGTCTGGGACAACGGCGCGCACTACGCCTTCTTCAAACTCGCCGGCATGAACGTCGAGGAGCTGATCGAGGGCCCGACCACCCCTGACCTGGAATGGCCCACCTGGATCGTCTACAGCGCCATTCCCCTGGGCAGCGGGCTGATGTGTTTTCGCTTCCTGCAGGTGCTGGTGGGCTTCATCCGCACCGGCGATCTGCCGCACCACGACCACGGCCACGTCGATGGGCTGGAGGAAACCCCCGAGGAGGACGCGGCGCAGAACACCTTGTTCTACAGCATGCAGGACAACCTGCACCCCGACGAAGACCGCCCCGGCGCGGATGACAAAAAGCCAGGAGAGCGCAAGTGA
- a CDS encoding TRAP transporter large permease, with translation MNAAIIFLILAALMLTGMPVSISLGLTVLTFLFGFTDVPLESVALKLFTGIEKFEIMAIPFFILAGNFLTHGGVARRMINFATAMVGHWYGGLGLGGVLACALFAAVSGSSPATVVAIGSILLPAMVKAGFPNRFGAGVITTSGALGILIPPSIVMVMYAVATNTSVGALFMAGVVPGLVLALVLGGVTYWRARKYDYPRLPKASWGERWTAFRKSAWGLFLIIVVMGGIYAGIFTPTEAAAMSAVYAFIVAVFIYKDLTLKDVPRVLLSSANMSAMLLYIITNAVLFSFIMTNENIPQALADWMLGNGLGVIAFLLAVNVILLLAGNFMEPSSIMLIFAPILFPVAMKLGIDPIHFGIIMVVNMEVGMCHPPVGLNLYVASGITKMGITELTVAVWPWLLAMLGFLVVVTYVPELSLWFPRMLGML, from the coding sequence GTGAACGCCGCCATCATCTTTCTGATCCTCGCGGCGCTGATGCTCACCGGCATGCCGGTGTCCATCTCGCTGGGCCTCACCGTCCTCACCTTCCTGTTCGGCTTCACCGACGTGCCGCTGGAGTCGGTGGCGCTCAAGCTGTTCACCGGCATCGAGAAGTTCGAGATCATGGCGATCCCCTTCTTCATCCTGGCCGGCAACTTTTTGACGCACGGCGGCGTGGCGCGGCGCATGATCAACTTCGCCACCGCCATGGTCGGCCACTGGTATGGCGGCCTGGGCCTGGGCGGCGTGCTGGCCTGCGCGCTGTTCGCGGCGGTGTCGGGCTCAAGCCCCGCCACCGTGGTGGCGATCGGCTCCATCTTGCTGCCGGCCATGGTCAAGGCGGGCTTTCCCAACCGCTTTGGCGCGGGCGTGATCACCACTTCGGGGGCGCTAGGCATTCTGATCCCGCCGTCCATCGTCATGGTGATGTACGCCGTGGCCACCAACACCTCGGTAGGCGCGCTGTTCATGGCCGGTGTGGTGCCGGGTCTGGTGCTGGCGCTGGTGCTGGGCGGCGTGACCTACTGGCGCGCGCGCAAGTACGACTACCCGCGCCTGCCAAAAGCCTCGTGGGGCGAGCGCTGGACGGCGTTTCGCAAGTCGGCCTGGGGGTTGTTTTTGATCATCGTGGTCATGGGCGGCATCTACGCCGGCATCTTCACGCCCACCGAGGCGGCAGCGATGAGCGCGGTCTACGCCTTCATCGTGGCCGTGTTCATCTACAAGGACCTGACGCTCAAGGACGTGCCGCGCGTGCTGCTGTCCTCGGCCAACATGAGCGCGATGCTGCTGTACATCATCACCAACGCGGTGCTGTTCAGCTTCATCATGACCAACGAGAACATCCCGCAGGCGCTCGCTGACTGGATGCTGGGCAACGGCCTGGGCGTGATCGCCTTCCTGCTGGCGGTGAACGTGATATTGCTGCTGGCGGGCAACTTCATGGAGCCGTCGTCCATCATGCTGATCTTCGCGCCCATCCTGTTCCCGGTGGCCATGAAGCTGGGGATCGATCCGATCCACTTCGGCATCATCATGGTGGTGAACATGGAGGTCGGCATGTGCCACCCGCCGGTGGGGCTGAACCTGTATGTGGCTTCAGGGATCACCAAGATGGGCATCACCGAGCTCACCGTGGCGGTGTGGCCGTGGCTGCTGGCGATGCTGGGCTTCCTGGTCGTCGTGACCTACGTGCCCGAGCTGAGCCTGTGGTTCCCGCGCATGCTGGGCATGCTGTGA
- a CDS encoding tellurite resistance/C4-dicarboxylate transporter family protein, translating to MRVGAPPQRDAPVPAGGLRDLSPAYFGLVMATGIVSLAADMLGWPALARALLALNTVQYVLLWGLFLLRAWRHPRRFFGDMVDHATGMGYFTVVAGTGIVASQYIVLLDNVSVGFALWSLAALLWLALTYTIFTAFTIRRTKPALDRGISGAWLLAVVSTQALAVSSALLAARIGQPLRLELNLLALSMWLWGGMLYIWMMALIFYRYLFFRFAPGDLAPPYWINMGAMAISTLAGSLLIQNAPHAPFLTALLPFLKGFTVFYWAAGTWWIPMLVLLGVWRYGVRRFPLAYDPLYWGAVFPLGMYAACTWQMDRAMEVGFLHTLPRLFFAVALVAWLLAFVGMLRSALRHLRAL from the coding sequence ATGCGGGTCGGCGCGCCACCGCAGCGTGATGCGCCGGTGCCGGCAGGCGGGCTGCGCGACCTCTCGCCCGCCTACTTCGGCCTGGTCATGGCTACGGGCATCGTGTCCCTGGCTGCTGACATGCTGGGCTGGCCGGCTCTGGCGCGCGCGCTGCTGGCGCTGAATACGGTGCAGTACGTGCTGCTTTGGGGATTGTTCCTGCTGCGCGCCTGGCGCCATCCGCGCCGCTTCTTCGGCGACATGGTGGACCACGCCACAGGCATGGGCTACTTCACCGTGGTGGCGGGCACGGGCATCGTCGCCAGCCAGTACATCGTGTTGCTGGACAACGTGTCGGTGGGCTTTGCCCTGTGGTCATTGGCGGCGCTGCTGTGGCTGGCGCTGACCTACACCATCTTCACCGCCTTCACCATCCGCCGCACCAAGCCCGCGCTGGACCGGGGCATCAGCGGCGCCTGGCTGCTGGCGGTGGTCTCCACCCAGGCGCTGGCAGTGTCCAGCGCGCTGCTGGCCGCGCGCATCGGCCAGCCGCTGCGGCTGGAGCTGAACCTGCTGGCACTGTCGATGTGGCTGTGGGGCGGCATGCTCTACATCTGGATGATGGCGCTGATCTTCTACCGCTACCTGTTCTTCCGCTTCGCGCCGGGCGACCTGGCGCCGCCGTACTGGATCAACATGGGCGCGATGGCGATCTCCACACTGGCCGGCTCGCTCTTGATCCAGAACGCCCCGCATGCGCCCTTCCTGACGGCGCTGCTGCCCTTCCTCAAGGGCTTCACGGTGTTCTATTGGGCGGCAGGCACCTGGTGGATTCCGATGCTGGTGTTGCTGGGCGTGTGGCGCTATGGCGTGCGGCGCTTTCCGCTCGCCTACGACCCGCTGTACTGGGGCGCGGTGTTCCCGCTGGGCATGTACGCGGCCTGTACCTGGCAGATGGACCGGGCGATGGAGGTCGGCTTCTTGCACACGCTGCCGCGGCTGTTCTTCGCCGTGGCGCTGGTGGCCTGGCTGCTGGCGTTCGTCGGCATGCTGCGCAGCGCGCTGCGCCACCTGCGCGCGCTATAG
- the selD gene encoding selenide, water dikinase SelD yields MNASAPSNPSAAPRLTSLSHGGGCGCKIAPGVLSQILAQSGAAALVPPELLVGLETADDAAVYRLNDSQALVATTDFFMPIVDDPYEFGRIAATNALSDVYAMGGKPIMALALVAMPVNQLPLETIGAILRGGQDVCRAAGIPVAGGHTIDSVEPIYGLVALGLVHPDRVRRNAGARPGDVLILGKPLGVGVYSAALKKEQLDEAHYRELIASTTRLNTPGPLLAELDGMHAITDVTGFGLAGHALEMARGAGVAVHIDWARVPLLPGVEQLAAQGFVTGASARNWAGYGADVQLAAGLPATAQALVSDPQTSGGLLVACASEAVGDVLAVFEREGFEHAAVVGSVQAGPAHLALR; encoded by the coding sequence ATGAATGCCTCTGCGCCCTCCAACCCCTCCGCCGCCCCGCGCCTGACCTCGCTTTCGCACGGCGGGGGCTGCGGCTGCAAGATCGCGCCGGGCGTGCTGTCGCAGATCCTGGCGCAAAGCGGCGCCGCGGCCCTGGTGCCGCCCGAGCTGCTGGTGGGGCTGGAGACGGCCGATGACGCCGCCGTCTACCGCCTGAACGACAGCCAGGCGCTGGTGGCGACCACGGATTTCTTCATGCCCATCGTGGACGACCCGTATGAGTTCGGCCGCATCGCCGCCACCAACGCGCTCTCGGACGTCTATGCCATGGGCGGCAAGCCCATCATGGCGCTGGCGCTGGTGGCCATGCCGGTGAACCAGCTGCCGCTGGAGACCATCGGCGCCATCCTGCGCGGCGGCCAGGACGTGTGCCGCGCCGCCGGCATTCCGGTGGCCGGCGGGCACACCATCGACTCGGTCGAGCCCATCTACGGCCTGGTGGCGCTGGGCCTGGTGCATCCCGACCGCGTGCGCCGCAACGCCGGCGCCCGGCCGGGCGACGTGCTGATCCTGGGCAAGCCGCTGGGCGTGGGGGTGTACTCGGCGGCGCTGAAAAAGGAGCAGCTGGACGAGGCGCACTACCGCGAACTGATCGCCAGCACCACGCGGCTGAACACGCCCGGCCCGCTGCTGGCCGAACTGGATGGCATGCACGCCATCACCGACGTGACCGGTTTCGGCCTGGCCGGGCATGCGCTGGAGATGGCGCGCGGCGCGGGCGTGGCCGTGCATATCGATTGGGCGCGCGTGCCCCTGCTGCCGGGCGTGGAGCAGCTGGCGGCGCAGGGCTTCGTCACCGGCGCCAGCGCGCGCAACTGGGCCGGCTACGGGGCGGACGTGCAGCTTGCGGCTGGCCTGCCGGCCACGGCGCAGGCGCTGGTGAGCGATCCGCAAACCTCGGGCGGCCTGCTGGTGGCCTGTGCCAGCGAAGCGGTGGGCGATGTGCTGGCGGTGTTTGAACGCGAAGGTTTCGAACACGCGGCCGTGGTGGGCAGCGTGCAGGCCGGGCCGGCGCATCTCGCGCTGCGCTGA
- a CDS encoding restriction endonuclease: MAPNSGFAMLLRSPWWVSFAIAGAIVLACAALLPAHLVPFAAAGALPIAVIGCIAAWRQWRAPSRARVDAARAAAAAMPWRDFAALLTRAWTAEGHAVEPLAPASQPADLRLLRRGDAEQSVLIAARRYKAASHGLEPLRALHAQVQRLGAQAGTYVVLQGSVSDAARQFAAAHALTILEGPALDALLLAG; encoded by the coding sequence ATGGCCCCCAACTCGGGCTTTGCCATGCTGCTGCGCTCGCCCTGGTGGGTGAGTTTTGCGATCGCCGGCGCCATCGTGCTGGCCTGCGCGGCGCTGCTGCCGGCGCACCTGGTGCCGTTCGCCGCCGCCGGTGCGTTGCCAATCGCGGTGATCGGCTGCATCGCCGCCTGGCGCCAGTGGCGCGCGCCCAGCCGGGCGCGGGTCGATGCCGCGCGCGCGGCCGCGGCGGCCATGCCGTGGCGCGATTTCGCGGCGCTCCTGACACGCGCCTGGACCGCCGAGGGCCACGCCGTGGAGCCGCTCGCGCCCGCCAGCCAGCCCGCCGACCTGCGCTTGCTGCGCCGGGGCGACGCCGAGCAGTCCGTATTGATCGCCGCGCGCCGCTACAAGGCCGCCAGCCACGGGCTGGAGCCGCTGCGCGCGTTGCACGCCCAGGTGCAGCGGCTGGGAGCACAGGCCGGCACCTACGTGGTGCTGCAGGGCAGCGTGAGCGACGCCGCGCGCCAGTTCGCCGCGGCGCATGCCCTGACCATCCTCGAAGGGCCCGCGCTGGACGCCCTGCTGCTGGCCGGCTGA
- the metG gene encoding methionine--tRNA ligase — translation MTARKIFVTTALPYANGNFHIGHIMEYIQADTWVRYQRMQGAQVNFVGADDAHGAPIMIAAEKAGVTPQEFVAGIAAGRAQYLEGFHIAFDNWHSTDAPENHQLAQQIYLDLKAAGLIETRTIEQFFDPEKNMFLPDRFIKGECPRCHAKDQYGDNCEVCSSVYAPTDLINPYSALSGAKPVLKTSEHFFFKLSDPRCVEFLQEWTQNGEHVQPEVAAKIREWFGTRTNPDGSTSTGLDDWDISRDAPYFGIEIPDAPGKYFYVWLDAPVGYLASLKNLLERRGEDYDAYMADPQLEQVHFIGKDIITFHTLFWPAMLKFSGRKTPTKICVHGFMTVNNGEKMSKSRGTGLDPLKYLSLGMNPEWLRYYLGAKLNGRNEDIDFNPEDFMARVNADLIGKYVNIASRAAGFIAKRFGGKLGVVSSDGQELLAALRAQAEAIAAAYEARDTARAARDIMQLCDRVNAYVDANKPWELAKQEGMEARLHDVCSTCIEAFYLLTIYLKPMLPALAAQVENFLIVPPLAFADAQKPLGADHAIGQYQHLMQRVTVEQLDALFALPELPAEEPPLPGGEEIAPTITIDDFAKVDLRIAKIVECKAVEGSTKLLQLTLDAGEGRLRNVFSGIASMYAPEQLAGKLTVLVANLAPRKMKFGLSEGMVLAASHADEQAQPGLYVLEPFPGAQPGMRIS, via the coding sequence ATGACCGCCCGCAAGATCTTCGTCACCACCGCCCTGCCGTACGCCAACGGCAACTTCCACATCGGCCACATCATGGAATACATCCAGGCCGACACCTGGGTGCGGTACCAGCGAATGCAGGGCGCGCAGGTGAATTTCGTCGGCGCCGACGACGCGCACGGCGCGCCCATCATGATCGCCGCCGAAAAGGCCGGCGTGACGCCGCAGGAGTTCGTGGCGGGCATCGCCGCCGGCCGGGCGCAGTACCTGGAAGGCTTTCACATCGCCTTTGACAACTGGCACAGCACCGACGCGCCGGAAAACCACCAGCTGGCGCAGCAGATCTACCTGGATCTGAAGGCCGCCGGCCTGATCGAGACGCGCACCATCGAGCAGTTCTTCGACCCCGAGAAGAACATGTTCCTGCCCGACCGCTTCATCAAGGGCGAGTGCCCGCGCTGCCATGCCAAGGACCAGTACGGCGACAACTGCGAGGTCTGCAGCTCGGTCTACGCGCCCACCGACCTGATCAACCCCTACTCGGCGCTGTCGGGCGCCAAGCCGGTGCTGAAGACTTCGGAGCATTTCTTTTTCAAGCTGTCCGACCCGCGCTGCGTGGAGTTTTTGCAGGAGTGGACGCAAAACGGCGAGCATGTGCAGCCCGAGGTGGCCGCCAAGATCCGCGAATGGTTCGGCACGCGCACCAACCCGGACGGCAGCACCTCCACCGGCCTGGACGACTGGGACATCTCGCGCGATGCACCCTACTTCGGCATCGAGATCCCGGATGCGCCGGGCAAATACTTCTACGTCTGGCTGGACGCGCCGGTGGGCTACCTGGCGTCGCTGAAGAACCTGCTTGAGCGGCGCGGCGAGGACTACGACGCCTACATGGCCGACCCGCAGCTTGAGCAGGTGCACTTCATCGGCAAGGACATCATCACTTTCCACACGCTTTTCTGGCCGGCCATGCTGAAGTTCAGCGGCAGGAAGACGCCGACCAAGATCTGCGTGCACGGCTTCATGACCGTGAACAACGGCGAGAAGATGAGCAAGAGCCGCGGCACGGGCCTGGACCCGCTCAAGTACCTCAGCCTTGGCATGAACCCCGAGTGGCTGCGCTACTACCTGGGCGCCAAGCTCAACGGCCGCAACGAGGACATCGACTTCAACCCCGAGGACTTCATGGCGCGCGTCAACGCCGACTTGATCGGCAAGTACGTGAACATCGCCTCGCGCGCGGCCGGCTTCATCGCCAAGCGTTTTGGTGGAAAGCTGGGTGTGGTGAGCAGCGACGGCCAGGAGCTGCTGGCCGCGCTGCGTGCGCAGGCCGAGGCGATCGCCGCCGCCTATGAGGCGCGCGACACCGCCCGCGCCGCGCGCGACATCATGCAGCTGTGCGACCGCGTGAACGCCTATGTGGACGCCAACAAGCCCTGGGAGCTGGCGAAGCAGGAGGGCATGGAGGCGCGCCTGCACGACGTGTGCAGCACCTGCATCGAGGCGTTTTATCTGCTGACGATCTATCTCAAGCCCATGCTGCCGGCGCTTGCCGCGCAGGTGGAAAACTTTCTGATCGTGCCGCCGCTGGCTTTTGCCGACGCGCAAAAACCGCTGGGCGCGGATCACGCCATCGGCCAGTACCAGCATCTGATGCAGCGCGTGACGGTGGAGCAACTGGACGCCCTGTTTGCCCTGCCCGAGCTTCCAGCCGAGGAACCGCCCCTGCCCGGCGGCGAGGAGATCGCGCCGACCATCACCATCGACGACTTCGCCAAGGTCGATCTGCGCATCGCAAAAATCGTCGAGTGCAAGGCGGTGGAGGGCTCGACCAAGCTGCTACAGCTGACCCTGGACGCGGGCGAGGGCCGCCTGCGCAACGTGTTCTCGGGCATCGCCAGCATGTACGCGCCCGAGCAGCTCGCCGGCAAGCTCACGGTGCTGGTGGCCAACCTGGCGCCGCGCAAGATGAAGTTCGGCTTGAGCGAGGGCATGGTGCTGGCCGCCAGCCACGCGGACGAGCAGGCGCAGCCGGGCCTATACGTGCTGGAGCCCTTCCCAGGCGCGCAGCCGGGCATGCGCATCAGCTGA